The following proteins are co-located in the Candidatus Polarisedimenticolia bacterium genome:
- a CDS encoding trypsin-like peptidase domain-containing protein: MSQSTVRLPLFFPLFIAAVVASSSCVQGNPSLPPAEARPREVAPSGDLTPDELATISVFEKASQSVVFITTAALQRDFWSMNLFEVPQGSGSGFIWDRQGNVVTNYHVIAGANSIQVVTSDGKEHKAKVVGSDQDQDLAVLRIEAPPDTLSPVKLGSSANLRVGQKVLAIGNPFGLDHTLTTGVVSALERTIQSMSERTIQGVIQTDAAINPGNSGGPLLDSSGRLIGVNTQILSPSGAFAGVGFAVPVDTINRIVPQLVAYGKVIRPGFGVIFYSDPIARRWDIDGVIIRRVSPGSAAAEAGLRGSREMRSGDVMVGDIITAVDGKKVSTVNDLRDILDLHKVGDRVTVEVLRDDARTKVDVTLRPVN, translated from the coding sequence ATGAGCCAATCCACCGTCCGGCTTCCCCTGTTCTTCCCTCTTTTCATCGCGGCGGTTGTCGCCTCGAGCTCTTGCGTACAGGGGAACCCTTCGCTCCCGCCCGCCGAAGCCAGACCCCGGGAGGTGGCGCCCTCCGGCGACCTCACCCCGGACGAGCTGGCCACCATCTCGGTGTTCGAAAAGGCCTCCCAGTCGGTCGTTTTCATCACCACCGCCGCCTTGCAGCGCGACTTCTGGTCGATGAACCTGTTCGAGGTCCCCCAGGGCTCCGGGTCGGGATTCATCTGGGATCGCCAGGGGAATGTCGTGACCAATTACCACGTGATTGCGGGGGCCAATTCGATCCAGGTGGTCACCTCCGACGGCAAGGAGCACAAGGCGAAGGTCGTCGGCTCCGATCAGGATCAGGACCTGGCCGTTCTGCGGATCGAGGCTCCCCCCGACACCCTTTCCCCGGTCAAGCTTGGCAGCTCGGCCAACCTGAGAGTCGGCCAGAAGGTCCTGGCGATCGGCAACCCCTTCGGTTTGGACCATACCCTTACGACGGGGGTGGTGAGCGCCTTGGAGCGCACCATCCAGTCGATGTCGGAGCGCACTATCCAAGGGGTCATCCAGACCGACGCCGCCATCAACCCGGGCAATTCGGGCGGGCCGTTGCTCGACAGCAGCGGGCGGCTCATCGGGGTCAACACGCAGATCTTGAGCCCTTCCGGCGCCTTTGCCGGCGTGGGCTTCGCGGTCCCGGTCGACACGATCAACCGGATAGTTCCTCAGCTGGTGGCCTACGGCAAGGTCATCCGGCCCGGCTTCGGAGTCATCTTCTACAGCGATCCGATCGCCCGGCGCTGGGACATCGACGGCGTGATTATCCGGCGCGTCTCCCCGGGGAGCGCCGCCGCGGAGGCGGGGCTGCGCGGCTCGCGCGAGATGCGCTCGGGCGACGTCATGGTGGGCGACATCATCACCGCGGTGGATGGGAAAAAGGTCAGCACCGTCAACGATCTACGGGACATCCTCGACCTGCACAAGGTCGGAGATCGGGTGACGGTGGAGGTTCTGCGCGACGACGCCCGCACGAAAGTCGACGTGACGCTGCGCCCGGTGAACTAG
- a CDS encoding NAD(P)-dependent oxidoreductase, which translates to MKVAFLGLGTMGEPMARNLLRGGADLCIWNRSAGKGDRLVDEGARRENSPAKAVEGAQACVVMVADPAALDEVLRGPSGALSALGRGAVLINMGTQSIEQIEALAADCGSAGIAFVDAPVTGSRSGAVEATLTILAGASAEDLEKGRPILAMLGKTILHVGRPGDGTRAKLVLNLIQAGMLVVWSEGLALGKRLGLSPSLTAQVLENSAGNSGLFRYKTPFLLKRDFSTNFSLKLMDKDIKLAMREAGRLGLDLPGCGTTSEVFSEAMAERLGEEDFVAIAKMAEKRAGTLLDS; encoded by the coding sequence ATGAAGGTCGCCTTCCTGGGACTCGGCACCATGGGCGAGCCGATGGCCCGCAATCTGCTGCGCGGCGGCGCCGACCTGTGCATCTGGAACCGCAGCGCCGGCAAGGGGGACCGCCTCGTCGACGAGGGGGCGCGGCGTGAGAACAGTCCCGCGAAAGCGGTGGAGGGGGCGCAGGCTTGCGTGGTGATGGTGGCGGACCCCGCGGCCCTGGACGAGGTATTGCGGGGCCCTTCCGGGGCGCTGTCGGCCCTGGGCCGCGGCGCCGTCCTGATCAACATGGGGACCCAGTCGATCGAGCAGATCGAGGCGCTGGCCGCCGATTGCGGCTCGGCAGGCATCGCCTTTGTGGATGCGCCGGTCACCGGCAGCCGCTCCGGCGCGGTGGAGGCGACGCTCACGATCCTGGCAGGTGCCTCCGCGGAAGATCTGGAGAAGGGGCGCCCGATCCTCGCAATGCTGGGGAAAACGATCCTCCACGTCGGCCGCCCCGGAGACGGCACCCGGGCCAAGCTGGTGCTCAACCTGATCCAGGCCGGCATGCTGGTGGTCTGGTCGGAAGGGCTGGCGCTGGGCAAGCGCCTGGGGCTCTCTCCGTCGCTGACGGCCCAGGTCCTGGAGAACTCGGCGGGGAACTCCGGCCTCTTCCGCTACAAGACGCCCTTTCTCCTGAAGCGCGACTTCTCCACCAACTTCTCGCTGAAGCTCATGGACAAGGACATCAAGCTGGCGATGCGAGAAGCCGGTCGGCTCGGACTCGATCTTCCCGGCTGCGGGACCACCAGCGAGGTTTTCTCCGAGGCGATGGCCGAACGTCTCGGCGAGGAGGACTTCGTGGCCATCGCCAAGATGGCGGAAAAGCGTGCCGGCACCCTGCTCGATTCCTGA
- a CDS encoding MopE-related protein, which translates to MRVMTLAACLALAATVPQAARTHHSILTFEQRVQAQAAIERVYYTHQIGTTRPFEEAVPRSVLEKRVRTYLAETAALETQWKTPVTTEMLHRELERIAARTRMSERLRELYAALGDDPFLIEECLARPALVDRLARSFFAYDSTLHAKARHEAEALHQGLVDGRLDPWSVHPDRSVVNLVRLDDAGAVRDAGARQRASAEKQHAIELDSATFERQAALLSSRIGETGPVEEEPEAFVMRVVLQRDEDSIEIATFTVSKLSWEDWWGSVEGDLSAISVEPVATEDLFRPLPAPEDAAISSSTPCPPDNVWENLPYEMPDPRTGHTAVWTGSLMIVWGGSDGAALLNTGGRYDPAIGVWTPTSTVNAPSPRSGHTAVWTGSLMVVWGGSGNDGARYNPVSDTWTPMSAVNAPSPRYGHTTVWTGSRMIVWGGLWGNPFFEESYLDTGGLYDPDTDIWTSASPADAPLPRGFHTAVWTGTEMIVWGGYDSASEIFEGGRYDPAIGVWTPTSTVNAPSPRYGHTAVWTGSSMIVWGGFANDGGGRYDPASDTWTPISTANAPSLRHDHTAVWTGTHMLVWGGDDGSFSNTGGRYDPASDTWTPTSISSVPMARAGHSAIWTGSLMIVWGGAGLGASPRYLNSGGRYDPLTEAWTSTSTTNAPSPRELHTAVWTGNEMIVWGGFDGSYLNTGSRYDPVTNAWSPTSTANAPTGRSRHTSVWTGNLMVVWGGTDGASLHTTGGRYDPVADTWSATVTVAEPPRSGHTAVWTGSEMIVWGGDLTGSYTNTGGHYDPSLDSWTPTSTLNAPAARIKHTAVWADTVMIVWGGCVDSSGTCPNTGGRYNPATDTWAPTSTGVNVPLATSGHTAIWTGSEMIVWSGLYSGSPLATGGRYKPSTDTWTGTAFGPLGRSSHTAIWTGSEMVVWGGHVSTTSFNTGGRYYPAGDTWLPTSTTDAPSARFGHTAVWTGNEMIIWGGSFGSRGGRYAIAPFVDGDMDGHGMCQGDCDDGNAAIHPGAAEVCDNLDNDCNGVIDSFATYCGIGECSRIGACTAGVNFCVPGSPSPEVCDGLDNDCDGVADEFPPPSGSPVVTVETSAGSPVLGWAPLPDATAYDVVRGDLQSLISTGGDFTAAIRACLADDWANNTLALSDTPVPGAGYFYLVRGTNCNAVGTYDWGDPGQVGSRDAEIDASYFACFPRLHFCGDFVCDEPEESWVNCPTDCDFCPLCKD; encoded by the coding sequence ATGCGAGTCATGACGCTGGCAGCGTGTCTCGCGCTGGCCGCCACTGTGCCCCAGGCCGCAAGAACTCATCACAGCATCCTGACGTTCGAACAACGTGTCCAGGCACAGGCGGCGATCGAGCGTGTTTATTACACGCACCAGATCGGCACCACCAGGCCCTTCGAGGAGGCCGTCCCCCGCTCGGTCCTGGAGAAGCGGGTCAGGACTTACCTCGCGGAGACGGCAGCTCTTGAAACCCAGTGGAAGACGCCGGTGACCACCGAGATGCTCCACCGGGAGCTGGAGCGCATCGCGGCACGAACCCGCATGTCCGAGCGACTCCGCGAGCTCTACGCAGCCCTTGGCGACGATCCGTTCCTGATCGAGGAGTGCCTGGCGCGCCCGGCTCTCGTCGACCGGCTGGCCCGGAGCTTTTTCGCCTACGACTCGACCCTTCATGCGAAGGCGCGCCACGAGGCGGAGGCTCTCCACCAGGGCCTGGTCGACGGCCGCCTGGACCCTTGGTCCGTTCATCCTGACCGAAGCGTTGTGAATCTGGTGCGGCTGGATGACGCCGGCGCAGTGCGGGACGCCGGGGCACGCCAGCGCGCTTCTGCCGAAAAGCAGCATGCGATCGAGCTCGACTCCGCCACGTTCGAGCGCCAGGCAGCGCTGCTCTCTTCGCGCATTGGCGAGACCGGACCGGTGGAGGAAGAGCCCGAGGCTTTCGTGATGCGCGTGGTCCTCCAGAGGGACGAAGACTCGATCGAGATTGCCACGTTTACCGTGTCGAAATTGTCGTGGGAGGACTGGTGGGGCTCCGTCGAGGGGGATCTTAGTGCGATATCGGTGGAGCCTGTGGCCACCGAGGATCTCTTTCGCCCGTTGCCGGCACCCGAGGACGCAGCGATCTCATCGAGCACCCCTTGCCCGCCCGACAACGTTTGGGAGAACCTCCCCTACGAGATGCCGGATCCGCGCACCGGGCACACCGCCGTCTGGACGGGAAGCCTCATGATCGTGTGGGGTGGATCCGACGGCGCGGCTCTTCTCAACACCGGCGGCCGGTACGATCCCGCCATCGGCGTCTGGACTCCGACATCCACGGTCAACGCCCCCTCCCCCCGGTCCGGCCACACGGCCGTGTGGACAGGAAGCTTGATGGTCGTGTGGGGAGGGTCCGGCAACGACGGCGCCCGGTATAACCCTGTCTCGGACACCTGGACCCCGATGTCCGCGGTCAATGCACCCTCCCCTCGGTACGGCCACACGACCGTTTGGACGGGAAGCCGCATGATCGTCTGGGGCGGCCTCTGGGGCAATCCCTTCTTCGAAGAGTCCTATCTCGACACCGGCGGTCTGTACGATCCCGACACCGACATCTGGACTTCCGCCTCCCCAGCCGACGCCCCGCTCCCCAGGGGTTTTCACACTGCGGTCTGGACGGGCACCGAGATGATCGTATGGGGCGGCTACGATTCCGCTTCTGAGATCTTCGAGGGAGGTCGGTATGACCCTGCCATCGGCGTCTGGACCCCGACCTCCACGGTCAACGCCCCCTCCCCCCGGTACGGCCATACAGCCGTATGGACGGGGAGCTCGATGATTGTGTGGGGAGGGTTTGCCAATGACGGCGGCGGCCGGTATGACCCTGCCTCGGACACATGGACCCCGATTTCGACGGCCAATGCTCCCTCCCTCCGGCATGACCACACGGCAGTGTGGACGGGAACTCACATGCTCGTGTGGGGTGGAGATGACGGGTCGTTCTCGAACACCGGTGGCCGCTACGATCCTGCCTCGGACACCTGGACCCCGACGTCCATTTCCAGCGTCCCGATGGCCCGAGCCGGCCACAGCGCTATCTGGACGGGGAGCCTCATGATCGTGTGGGGTGGCGCCGGCCTGGGCGCTTCCCCTCGATATCTGAACTCCGGCGGCCGGTACGACCCCCTCACCGAAGCGTGGACATCCACCTCCACGACCAATGCCCCGTCTCCTCGGGAGCTGCACACCGCCGTCTGGACGGGAAACGAGATGATCGTCTGGGGTGGATTCGACGGATCCTACTTGAACACGGGCAGTCGGTACGACCCGGTCACCAATGCATGGAGTCCGACCTCCACGGCCAATGCCCCCACGGGCCGTTCGCGCCACACTTCCGTCTGGACGGGAAATCTCATGGTCGTGTGGGGCGGCACCGACGGCGCTTCCCTGCACACCACGGGGGGCCGATACGATCCTGTCGCCGACACCTGGTCGGCGACGGTCACGGTCGCCGAGCCTCCCCGATCCGGCCACACCGCCGTCTGGACGGGAAGCGAGATGATCGTCTGGGGTGGCGACCTCACCGGCAGTTACACGAACACGGGCGGCCACTACGACCCGTCCTTGGACAGCTGGACACCAACGTCCACGCTCAACGCTCCGGCCGCCCGCATCAAGCACACGGCCGTCTGGGCGGATACGGTGATGATCGTCTGGGGTGGTTGTGTCGACAGCAGCGGCACCTGCCCGAACACCGGCGGTCGTTACAATCCGGCCACCGATACCTGGGCCCCGACCTCGACGGGCGTCAATGTCCCACTCGCGACCAGCGGCCACACCGCCATCTGGACGGGGAGCGAGATGATCGTCTGGAGCGGTCTCTACTCCGGTTCCCCTCTCGCTACCGGCGGCCGCTACAAACCTTCCACCGATACCTGGACGGGGACGGCGTTCGGTCCGCTGGGTCGCTCCTCTCACACGGCCATCTGGACGGGGAGTGAAATGGTCGTCTGGGGAGGCCACGTCTCGACGACTTCATTCAATACAGGGGGTCGCTACTACCCTGCGGGCGATACATGGCTGCCGACGTCGACGACCGATGCGCCGTCCGCCCGGTTTGGCCACACCGCCGTCTGGACGGGCAACGAGATGATCATCTGGGGCGGATCCTTCGGCAGCAGGGGCGGCCGCTACGCCATCGCACCCTTCGTGGACGGCGACATGGATGGCCATGGCATGTGCCAGGGCGACTGCGATGACGGCAATGCGGCCATTCATCCTGGCGCAGCCGAGGTGTGCGACAACCTGGACAATGACTGCAATGGTGTCATCGACAGCTTCGCCACCTACTGCGGAATCGGTGAATGTTCCCGCATCGGTGCCTGTACGGCCGGCGTCAATTTCTGCGTCCCGGGCTCTCCCTCCCCCGAAGTCTGCGACGGCCTCGACAACGATTGCGATGGAGTTGCGGACGAATTCCCGCCACCTTCCGGATCGCCTGTCGTCACCGTGGAGACGTCCGCGGGATCGCCCGTGCTGGGGTGGGCGCCCCTTCCGGACGCTACCGCCTATGACGTGGTCAGGGGCGACCTGCAGAGCCTCATCTCCACGGGGGGTGACTTCACCGCGGCCATCCGAGCGTGCCTGGCCGACGATTGGGCGAATAACACGCTGGCTCTGAGCGACACGCCTGTCCCGGGGGCCGGCTACTTCTATCTCGTCCGCGGAACGAATTGCAACGCTGTCGGGACGTACGACTGGGGCGATCCCGGGCAGGTCGGTTCCCGCGACGCCGAAATCGACGCGTCGTACTTCGCCTGTTTTCCGCGGCTCCACTTCTGCGGAGATTTTGTTTGCGACGAGCCCGAGGAGAGCTGGGTCAACTGCCCGACCGATTGTGATTTCTGTCCGCTATGTAAAGATTGA